One window of Serinus canaria isolate serCan28SL12 chromosome 3, serCan2020, whole genome shotgun sequence genomic DNA carries:
- the MTFR2 gene encoding mitochondrial fission regulator 2: MALLLQLLRRLLRYLGWPHHQAAFFETRVFGSSISHTLGTCLSSAVSSGGHFQQLYVVIRKYQAKVTSVCNKKEYGSTRSVVRRLGTILSLEPYPRPYFQFVQDPSPLGYDERSAAPAPVTPSFADVLWVANDEGQTCTRLRTELRRKEKSTAPPDPYPRLDSIQCIPKSSAQKVGVDQAALQKISALEDELTFLRAQIAAIVSLQTLGSIPSQAFKTLSTPDGFYPLPAMTSTPLSVSHNYFVIPSPPPLPSGAPSAVDASNSALELIKQRRAARISDSAAANSTDHQRTKNFPTMMDVLKDLNKVQLRAVERSPGGTPLSRHKNVRSSDWDPVAVLTHALKQKFAHKNDDEDDSLEKENNSFDSSGFSSP, encoded by the exons ATggcgctgctgctgcagctcctccgGCGGCTGCTGCGCTACCTCGGCTGGCCGCACCACCAG GCCGCGTTTTTTGAAACTCGCGTGTTTGGCAGCAGCATCAGTCATACTCTCGGAACATGCCTTTCTTCAGCAGTCTCATCAGGAGGACACTTCCAGCAGTTGTACGTTGTCATAAGGAAGTATCAGGCCAAG gTCACATCTGTTTGCAATAAAAAGGAATATGGATCTACTCGAAGTGTTGTCCGTAGACTTGGGACAATTCTTTCCTTGGAGCCCTACCCCAGACCTTATTTTCAA TTTGTTCAAGACCCAAGTCCATTGGGTTATGATGAACGaagtgcagctccagctcctgtgaCTCCATCGTTTGCTGATGTCCTGTGGGTGGCAAATGATGAAGGACAAACATGTACTAGACTTAG GACTGaactgaggagaaaagagaaaagtacaGCTCCTCCTGATCCATATCCACGTCTGGATTCAATACAGTGCATTCCAAAAAGCAGTGCACAAAAAGTTGGTGTTGATCAAGCAGCACTCCAGAAAATTTCAGCCCTTGAAGATGAACTGACCTTTCTTCGTGCTCAGATTGCTGCAATTGTTTCACTGCAGACCTTGGGAAGCATTCCCTCAC AAGCCTTTAAAACACTCAGCACTCCAGATGGATTTTACCCACTGCCAGCCATGACTTCTACGCCGTTGTCCGTCTCTCACAATTACTTTGTAATTCCCTCGCCTCCTCCACTTCCTTCTGGTGCACCATCTGCTGTTGATGCTAGTAATTCTGCACTGGAACTTATCAAACAACGCCGAGCTGCAAGAATCAGTGATTCAGCTGCAGCTAACAGTACTGATCACCAGAGGACAAAGAACTTTCCCACTATGATGGATGTTTTGAAAGACCTAAACAAAGTTCAGTTGCGAGCTGTTGAGAG GTCTCCTGGAGGTACTCCTCTTTCTAGACACAAAAATGTGCGAAGTTCAGATTGGGATCCGGTTGCTGTACTAACTCACGCTCTAAAGCAGAAATTTGCACATAAAAATGATGACGAAGACGAttccttggaaaaagaaaataattcttttgatAGCTCTGGATTTTCTAGTCCTTAG